CATGGAAATACTGCGGCGCATGAAGTCCGATGCACGCTATCGCAATATTCCGGTGATCATGCAGACCGCCGCGGCCAGCCGTGAACAGGTTGCGGAGGGCCTGCGGCTGGGCGCTTACTACTATCTGACCAAGCCCTAGCACCAAGACGCGCTCCGCGCAGTGGTGCGATCCGCATTGGGCACTGTTCGCGCTCTGGGGAATTTGCGACAGCGCATCGGCGAATACGCCGGAATGCTTACCCTATTGCAGGGCGGAAAATTTAGGCTTCGCACGCTCACCGAGGCGCGCGCCCTGGCCGCGGCTCTAGCCGGGGCTTGCAAGGATCCGCCGAGCGCGGGGATGGGTTTGGCCGAACTGCTCGTCAATGCAGTGGAACACGGAAACCTTGGCATCGATTTCGCGGAGAAATCCGAGCTACTGGAAAAAGGCTCCTGGGAAAACTAAGTGGACGCGCGGCTTGCGCTTCCCGAGTACCGTGGCAGGTACGTTGAAGTGGAAGTGTCCAGGACCGGAGCTAACCTGCGCGTGCTGATCACCGATCAAGGCCAAGGCTTTGACTGGAACAGGTATCTGGAATTTGACGAGTCGCGCGCGCTACGTCCAAATGGCCGGGGGATAGCGCTCGCCAAGAATCTGGCCTTCCGCGAGATGGAATACCGCGAGCCCGGAAACGTCGCGGCGGTGGCGGTGGAGGCCTGCGATCCCGAATTGCCTTCGTGATGGGATGCGCGAATATATGTCCCAGTTAGAGGTGTCTTGGGCGAACACGGAGGGCGTGCTCGGCGTATGGGTAGTCACGCATTCCGAGGCGCTACTAGCGGAAGCAAAGAGACACTTCCAGGGCCACCGTGTGCGCGAGGCATGCGTATTGGCCCAGGACTCGAATTTTCTTGAGGAAGCGCTCCCAAATTTGGTGGTTCTCGATATGGCATTGCCTAATGATGGGGCTATGGAGTGGATCCCGGCGATCCGCAGCTGGGCGGGCGAACGTTGGATTCCCATCGTGTTGGCGGGCACGCGCGATTCACACGATGCCATGGTGCGTGCATTGAGCATGGGTGCCGATGATTTCTTGATGCTGCCGCTTCGCGCCGAGTTGCTCGGCGCGAAGATCCGGGGCGCGCAACACGCTGCGCGCCTTCACGCCAAGCTGTCGGAAACCTCGCGGGGCCTGGAACGACACCGCCAGGAATCCGAAGCGGAACTCGTTCTTGCACGTAACCTCATTCAACACATGATTGACCTGGATGGCCTCGCAGACCCCGTTCTTGAGTGGTGCGTGATGCCCTCGGCTAAGTTCAGCGGCGACATCTTCGCCAGCACCCGCCACGGCGAGGACCGCTTGTACGTCTTTTTTGCCGATTCCAGCGGCCACGGGCTCGCGGCTGCCATCAGCGGATTACCCGTGCTTCAGGTGTTCTACGCCATGGCGGGTAAGGGGGTGTCAGTGGGTGAGATTGCCCGCGAGATGAATGCGAAGCTCAAGGACTATCTTCCCGTGGGCCGCTTTCTCGCCGCGTTGTTGATATGTGTCGACTATCGCGCTGAGCAGGTGGATGCGTGGAACGGGGGCATGCCGGAAGGCATGTTCCTGGTGAATGGCGTCCCCCAGCCTGGCGAACTCTTGAAATCACGCCACATTCCCCTTGGAATCGAGGACAAGGACCATTTCGATGCGTCCTGCAGCCGGTTCTCGTGGGCGGGGCCCGCGCGACTCCTGTTCGTCTCCGATGGTTTGGTAGAGGCTACGGGTCCCTTCGGCCAGCCCTTCGGATATGCCATCCTGGAGGAAATTGCACGCCGCAATCCTAGCGCCGGAGTGGTGGCTCCCGTGTTGCAAGCGCTACGTGCCTATCTCCAAGGTGCTGCCGCGCAAGACGACGCCTCGATTTTTGGTGTAACACTAGACTAGAGGATGTTATGCTGCATTGCAGTATAACAGCCTGATTCTAATTCTAT
This region of Betaproteobacteria bacterium genomic DNA includes:
- a CDS encoding fused response regulator/phosphatase, translated to MREYMSQLEVSWANTEGVLGVWVVTHSEALLAEAKRHFQGHRVREACVLAQDSNFLEEALPNLVVLDMALPNDGAMEWIPAIRSWAGERWIPIVLAGTRDSHDAMVRALSMGADDFLMLPLRAELLGAKIRGAQHAARLHAKLSETSRGLERHRQESEAELVLARNLIQHMIDLDGLADPVLEWCVMPSAKFSGDIFASTRHGEDRLYVFFADSSGHGLAAAISGLPVLQVFYAMAGKGVSVGEIAREMNAKLKDYLPVGRFLAALLICVDYRAEQVDAWNGGMPEGMFLVNGVPQPGELLKSRHIPLGIEDKDHFDASCSRFSWAGPARLLFVSDGLVEATGPFGQPFGYAILEEIARRNPSAGVVAPVLQALRAYLQGAAAQDDASIFGVTLD